In Mauremys reevesii isolate NIE-2019 linkage group 8, ASM1616193v1, whole genome shotgun sequence, a single genomic region encodes these proteins:
- the INSYN2B gene encoding protein INSYN2B isoform X2 codes for MLLEWPNEMGRRETYYLQASNCDSMAQQNKKMRPVLLKRNSLDSVDFMRQPHHRRSKSQQVRFKDDGTNKKPIGVTEMDTKPAKDTTLMIEKAQISRHHNLPNYSLSFPRAQKGHRNIAIQTSPSLRKHFPVFKKKKLTTSKSLMEMPTEPECSVQVNGNLSEQDMSLDLSYLRITKHLEDGSRRAKTSNQLFQRECKAQSNGPIHSDSDTSAILEKATVYRQVPEYIHLTSPQDNSASVYASDMSMDLNDSGRSPTTMSQSNENCTLPSKSGKSPACLNNTRNCNEINPHYDSCEEKSVLELPESTKDTSTNENTPLSPLSNQSSSHCFLRDHQQLTEPETDSDCMVLTNDNHGITSLTSSNESKSIPSCHTETDKTSTRSSVPEYSNYLEDFHIKSHLPGNEIKPETNKEIRDINQIHLAHGELCALQGRLQSIEESLHSNQEKIKVLLNVIQDLEKARALSEGRNFYRTGQDLNNCSTCQNTASQ; via the exons ATGCTGTTAGAATGGCCTAATGAAATGGGTCGCAGAGAAACTTATTACTTGCAGGCCTCAAACTGTGATTCAATGGCCCAGCAAAACAAGAAAATGCGCCCTGTATTACTCAAACGGAATAGCCTGGATTCAGTTGATTTTATGAGGCAGCCACACCACCGTAGGAGCAAATCTCAGCAAGTCCGATTCAAAGATGATGGTACAAACAAGAAGCCTATTGGTGTCACTGAAATGGACACTAAACCTGCCAAAGACACAACGCTCATGATTGAAAAGGCACAAATATCTAGGCACCATAACCTGCCAAActattctctctctttcccaagGGCTCAGAAGGGGCATCGGAATATTGCTATTCAAACTTCTCCCAGCCTTAGGAAGCActttccagtttttaaaaagaaaaaactgacAACAAGTAAGTCTTTAATGGAAATGCCAACCGAGCCTGAATGCTCTGTCCAAGTCAATGGCAATCTTTCTGAACAAGACATGTCTTTGGACCTCTCTTACTTAAGAATAACTAAACATTTGGAAGATGGATCTAGAAGAGCCAAGACATCCAATCAGTTATTTCAAAGAGAGTGTAAAGCACAAAGCAATGGGCCTATCCACTCAGACTCAGATACTTCCGCAATACTGGAAAAGGCAACTGTTTATAGACAGGTGCCTGAATACATACATCTGACTTCTCCACAGGACAACAGTGCTTCTGTATATGCTTCAGACATGTCCATGGATTTAAATGATTCAGGACGTTCTCCTACTACTATGAGCCAATCCAATGAAAACTGTACACTGCCATCCAAATCAGGAAAATCTCCTGCCTGCTTAAACAATACCAGGAACTGCAATGAAATTAATCCTCATTATGACTCTTGTGAAGAAAAAAGTGTTTTGGAGTTACCTGAATCCACTAAAGACACTAGCACTAATGAAAACACTCCATTATCACCTCTGTCGAATCAGAGTTCATCACACTGCTTTCTCAGAGATCATCAACAGCTAACAGAGCCTGAAACAGATTCTGACTGCATGGTGCTGACTAATGATAATCATGGAATAACGTCATTGACCAGCAGTAATGAGTCAAAATCTATTCCCTCGTGTCACACTGAAACGGATAAAACTTCTACACGGTCATCTGTTCCAGAGTATAGCAATTATTTAGAAGACTTTCACATAAAGTCCCATCTTCCAGGGAATGAAATTAAACCAGAAACCAACAAAGAGATTAGAGACATTAATCAAATTCACTTGGCACATGGTGAACTATGTGCCCTACAAGGCAGGCTGCAGTCCATAGAGGAATCTTTGCACTCAAACCAGGAGAAGATTAAAGTCCTTTTGAATGTAATTCAAGACCTGGAAAAAGCCAGAGCCCTCAGTGAAGG GCGCAACTTCTACCGCACTGGCCAAGACCTCAACAACTGCAGCACTTGCCAGAACACTGCAT